In a genomic window of Mastacembelus armatus chromosome 3, fMasArm1.2, whole genome shotgun sequence:
- the LOC113138021 gene encoding mucin-15: MEQYLKITAGLLLFVQAFHLASFQDTTNSPGRTINPSWLRDLTKNAAGSENEDGQTDDYETIDTTAMESSNDYSGGITSGFTSDERAANAAPEDAALPHTFLNSSTEQPETTDSSASTTADLTNSSKVNMTDAEDKSHNSTIIEQSEHTTTSSPDSYNHTQLQSTTLAPDSNTTQDSTANPEEDGGLTNGIGFSNTTTANPEEDGGLTNSTEFNNTTTANPEEDGGLTNSTEFNNTTTANPEEDGGLTNSTGFSNTTTANTTPEINETSTTSSSTTPFPSVTSGMSPATTTSTAAATTEKVNGTNKDFPFGNGSDRDLQSDLHQHKRQVAWGAVLGAAVAVACVGLVAYIILKNRHNKGFSHRKLVEDHPSDPVHRLDNNEPLDLNFGGLAYYNPGLQGDNIQMTHFPGRR, from the exons ATGgaacagtatttaaaaatcaCAGCAGGCCTCCTTCTGTTTGTCCAAGCTTTTCACCTGGCATCGTTTCAAGACACAACAAACTCTCCAGGGCGTACGATTAATCCAAGTTGGCTCCGTGACTTAACTAAAAATGCAGCTGGAAGTGAAAATGAGGATGGGCAGACAGATGATTATGAGACAATTGATACAACTGCTATGGAGTCAAGCAATGATTACAGCGGTGGGATAACATCTGGCTTCACGTCAGATGAAAGAGCTGCAAATGCAGCACCTGAAGATGCTGCCCTGCCTCACACATTTCTAAATAGTTCAACTGAACAACCTGAAACCACAGATTCTTCAGCTTCTACAACTGCAGATCTCACAAACTCAAGCAAGGTCAACATGACGGACGCTGAGGACAAATCTCATAACTCAACAATAATCGAACAGAGTGAACACACCACCACCAGCTCTCCAGATTCTTACAATCACACTCAGTTGCAGTCAACGACCTTAGCTCCAGACAGCAATACTACACAAGACTCCACAGCAAACCCAGAGGAAGACGGAGGGCTGACCAACGGCATAGGATTTAGCAACACAACGACAGCAAACCCAGAGGAAGATGGAGGGCTGACCAACAGCACAGAATTTAACAACACAACGACAGCAAACCCAGAGGAAGACGGAGGGCTGACCAACAGCACAGAATTTAACAACACAACGACAGCAAACCCAGAGGAAGACGGAGGGCTGACCAACAGCACAGGATTTAGCAACACAactacagcaaacacaacaccAGAGATAAATGAGACTTCCACCACATCTTCATCCACGACACCGTTCCCTTCAGTGACGTCAGGAATGAGCCCTGCGACCACGACCtccacagctgcagccacaaCCGAGAAGGTCAACGGGACAAACAAAGATTTTCCTTTTGGAAACGGCTCAGACAGAG ATTTGCAATCAGATCTACACCAGCATAAAAGGCAAGTCGCCTGGGGGGCTGTGCTAGGAGCGGCGGTTGCTGTGGCCTGTGTGGGACTGGTGGCCTACATCATCCTGAAAAATAGACACAATAAAGGATTCTCTCACAGGAAACTGGTTGAGGATCATCCTTCAGATCCag TTCACAGATTAGACAACAATGAACCTTTGGACTTGAACTTTGGTGGTTTGGCTTATTACAACCCAGGACTCCAAGGAGACAACATCCAAATGACCCACTTTCCAGGACGCCGCTGA